CCGATCCTCGACTGGAGCTGATGGCTGACGAGGCCTCGGATGTCGAGGCGGTGAGCGACGTGGTGAGCGACGCCGTGGTGGCGGAGAGCGCTGCGATCGAAGCCCCGGAGGCTGCCCCGGGTGAACCCGTTGCGGTCGAGGCGGCCACGGTCGTCCTGCAGCCGGCGGTCACCGCTGCGGCCGAGCCCGAGCCCGAGCCCGAGCCGCCTGCGCCCGTGCCTGCTGCGCCCGTGCCCGCGCCGCTGCCGCCCGTGTCGCCCGCGCCGCCGTTCGCGGTGCACCCGGCGGGTCCGCCGCCGCAGGGCGGGTATCCGATGGTGCCGCCGCCGCCCGCCGCGTTCCAGCAGCAGTGGGGCGCGGGGATGCAGCCGCCCGCACCGGCCAAGCCGCGCTCGCGCACGACGATGTACGCCTCCCTCGCGGTGGTCGGCTTCCTGGCCATCGTGGCCGGTACGGCGGGCACCGTGGTCGCCGTCGGCAAGCCCGGCGGGAGCTCTGCCCAGGCGGCTTCGGTCCCCAGCGCCCGGGCCACGCACAGCGCGCCCGCCTCGCCGTCGCCGACCGCCGCGCCGACGACGCCCGCGCCGGTCGTGGTGCCGACCGTCGCGCCGTCCCCGACGTCCACCGTCCACGGCTCGGTCGACGGCGACAGTCACACCGGCGACCTGCGCTTCTTCCTGCTGCCGATCCCGGCCGGCGGACAGGTGATCGGTGACGCGGACGGGACGACCGAGAGCGTGTCCACGCTCTCCAAGGAGATGTCCGACCCCAGCCAGGGGCTGGGCGCGCTCAAGAGCTGGAACTGCACCGGCGGTGCGATCCGCGAGTACCGCAGCCCCGACGGGACGCTGACGATCACCACCGAGCTGAAGCACTTCGACAGTGACAGCGACGCCAGCGGCTGGGTGTCCGGGCTGACCTTCGGCCACGCCACGTCCTTCTCCGTCCCCGGCATCGGCGATGCCACCGGATGGGCCTACGACCCGAGCGATCCCACCGGCTACGGCAACATCATCGGCGTCTCGCACGACGGCGATGTGGAGTACGAGATCAACATCAGCGGGACCGGCAAGATCGCCCATTCCCTGCTGCTGCCGCTGATGAAGCGCGAGGAGCAGCTCCTCAGCACCGGTCACTGAGCGTCGCCGCAGGCCGCCACCGGCCCGCCGCGCTCTGCCCGAAGTCCTCACGTCCTCGCTCAACGACGTACCCGTGGAGAAACGTTGACCACCGAAGTAGCCGACGCGACGGCGACCGAGCCGCCGTCGCCGTCGCCCGCAGAGCGGAAGCCGCGACCGCGCGGCCGGACCGCGATCATCATGACGGCCGCCGTGGCCCTGGGCGTGCTCGGCGGCGGCGCCGTCGGCTACGACGTCCAGTACAACCGGACGCCCACGCCGCTGCCGGCGGTCGCGGTGACCCAGCCGCAGTACCCCGTCACCCATGCCGCACAGCCGCCGCTCTCGGCGGCCGACGACGACATGGTGAAGACCGACGGCGATCTGACCAAGTTGCTGCTGCCGGCACCCAGCGGGGCCACCCCGGGCAACCAGGGCGGCTCGATCGTGAGCTACTGGAACCTCGCCCAGTACGCCGAGCAGTTCGTGATTCCGGGCAACGAGTTCTCCCTGCTCGCCGACCACGGCTTCCGCCGTGCCGCGAACGCCAACTGGGAGCAGGGGAACGACCAGTTCTGCATCATCGACCTGGTCCAGTTCAACCACGCCGACGAGGGCGGTGCGCTGCAGCAGATGCAGGCCCTGTCCAGCAGCGCGGCCGCGTGGACCGGCGGCACCGCAGTACTCGTTCCGGGCTCGGACAACAACGTGGTCTTCGCGGGAACGAAGTCGCACACCTCCGGGGCTGCCACCTACTACGAGGGCCGGGCCTACGGGGTCCACGGTGACATCGCGGTGGAGGTGGACTTCCAGTCCGGCAGTCCGGTCAGCGCGCAGACGATGCAGGGCCTTCTCCAGAAGCAGATGGAGCGACTGTGACCACCGACCTGACGAAGACCCAGGACCAGCCGGAGCCGCAGGCCGGGCCGGTCGCCGCAACAGCCACAACAGCCGAGACGGCTGCAGCGCCCGCAGCGCCCGCGCCGGGCACTGAGCCCGCGCCGGACTCAGTGCCCGACCCGGCCGTGTCGGCCGGGTCGGGCAAGGGGCGCTGGATCGCGCTCGGGCTGGTCGGGGTGCTGGTGGCCGTCGCGACCGGCTACGGCATCGGCGAGGCGATCCTCGCCAACGAGAAGGCGCCGGCCGCGCCGGTGGCCGTGAGCGCACCCGTGCCGACACCGCCGGCCATCGGGGTCCGCCCGGACGGCAGCCACTTCGGTCCGCTCAGCGCACTGCTGCTGCCGGTGCCTGCGACCATGAGCCTGGGTTCGGACGACCCGGCCTTCGGCAACGACACCGTGCTCGCCGCCGGGCAGTACCAGGCATTCTTCAACGACGACTTCGCCGATCTCTCCGGCAGCGACCGGAGCCGGCTGGGCGGGCTGCTCGACGTCTCCGGGCTCAACGGCGCCGCGCTGCGGACGTACATGGTGAGCGACCAGATGGAGGCCGAGGTCGGCATGTTCCAGATGACCCGTGACCGGGTCGTCGCCGACAGCGCGCTGCAGCAGGAACTGGTCAACGCCACCGGCGGGTTCGCCGGTTCCGTCGGCGTCACCGGCTTCCCGCAGGCCCACTGCTACCTGCCGCCGCTGCAGCAGGGCTACCGGCTCGACTACATGAACTGCGACGCGGTGATCGGCGACCTGCTGGTGACCATGCACGCGTACGGTGTCGCGCCGCTCGACAGCACGGGTGCCGCCAGTCTCTTCCAGCAGCAGCTCGCCCGTCTCGGAAACTCGGAGTCTCAGACATGAGCGACATGACCAGCCCTCCGCCGGTGCCGCCGCAGCCCCCGCAGGCCGGCCAGGTCCCGCCGGCCCCGCAGCCGGTGCCGGTGCCGCAGCCGGTGCCGGGGCAGGGCTACCCGGGGCAGCCGTACGCACCGCAGCCCGGACAGCCGCAGCCGGGTCCCTTCCCCGTCGGCCAGCCGCAGCCCTGGTACCCGCCCGGTCAGGGTCCGCAGCCCGGACAGCAGCCGGGCCTGCAGCCGGGGCAGCCGCTCTACGCCCAGGCCTGGGGCGTCCCGCAGTATCTCGGCGTGCCGCCCCAGCCGAAGCGCGAGCGGCCCTGGCTGCGGACCCTGCTGCGCTGGTCGGTCGCCGGCGTGGTCTTCCTCGCCGTCGGTTCGCTCACCACGCTCGCGGTCTCGCTGCCCAAGCGCACCGACATGCCCGGACTGAAGACCCCGGGGGACAACCGGTACGTCTTCCCGGCCCTGCAGCTGCCCGAGCTGCCGCCGAACGGGCTCGGCCCGGCCGAGGGCGCTGCGCAGAACGGGACCACGGTCCACCTGGCCGACCTGCGCGGGCTGCTGCTGCCGGCACCGGTCGGCGCCAAGACCGACGCCTCGTACCCGGGTGCGAAGGGCTGGTACCCGCAGGCCGCGTACGCCGCCAAGTTCACCGACGCCACGGAGTTGGCGGCCAAGTTCGCGGACTACGGGCTGCGGCACATCGCGGCGACCGCCTGGACCGGGCCCGACGGCACCCGCACCGAGATCTACCTGCTGGCCTTCCGCTCCTCCAGCTCGGCCTCGGTGCTGTACAACTACGACGTCAGCAGCACCCAGCCGGCGGCCGCGCCGACCGTCATAGCCCAGGACGACGTCACCTTCCCCGCCCTCAACGGCACGTCGGTGACCACGCTGGCGGAGTCGAGCGGTGCGCCCGCGCCGACCGACCTCGCGTTCATGAACAACGGCGACGTCGAGGCCGTGATCCTGATGACCAACGCCAAGGCGATCAACCCGGTCACCTTCAACCAGGTGGTGACCCTCCAGGGCGAACTGCTGCAGGGCTGACCGCGCCTGCGGCGGCGCGGGTGAGGGGCGTCCCCTAGGGGATCTCCTCACCCGCGTACCTCTGAAGTCCGGGCGGAATCGGTGCTCAGAGCCGATGTGCCGGCACCGCTGCCGCCCCTAGAGTCGTCCCGTGTCTGTCATCATCACGGACAACCTCACCAAGAGGTTCCCCCGGGTCACCGCGCTGGATCGACTGACCGTCGATGTGCAGCCCGGAGTGGTCGGCCTGGTCGGAGCGAACGGCGCAGGCAAGTCCACACTCATCAAGATCCTGTTGGGGCTGGCCCCGGCCACCGAGGGAACCGCTCACGTGCTGGGGCTGGACGTGGCGACGCAGGGCGGCGCCATCCGCGAACGCGTCGGCTACATGCCGGAGCACGACACGCTGCCCCCGGACGTCTCGGCCACCGAGTTCGTCGTCCACATGGCCCGGATGTCCGGCCTGCCGGCCGCGGCCGCCCGGGAGCGGACCGCCGACACCCTGCGCCACGTGGGGCTCTACGAGGAGCGCTACCGGCCGATCGGTACCTACTCCACCGGCATGAAGCAGCGGGTGAAGCTGGCGCAGGCCATCGTCCACGACCCGCAGCTGGTCCTGCTGGACGAGCCGACCAACGGCCTCGACCCGGTCGGCCGGGACGAGATGCTGGGGCTGATCCGGCGGATCCACCGCGACTTCGGGATCTCCGTGCTGGTCACCTCGCACCTGCTCGGGGAGCTGGAGCGGACCTGCGAGCACATCGTCGTCATCGACGGGGGACGGCTGCTGCGCTCCTCCTCGACCGCCGACTTCACCGCGGCCACCGCGCTGCTCGCGGTCGAGGTGACGGACCGCCAGTCCGACCTCTCCTTCGACACCGACGTCGCCCTGCGTGAGCTGCTCACCGCCGCCGGGCTGACCGTCACCAGTGACGGCACCCGGGTACTGACCGTGGAGCTGGCCGGGGACGAGACCTACGACCTGATCCGGGACGCCGTCGCCGAGCTCGGCGTCGGCCTGGTGCGGTTGGAGCAGCGCCGCCACCACATCTCCGAGGTCTTCCACGACGAGCAGGACGAACCGGCGGCGGGTGGCGGCACCGGTTCCGACACCGGCACCGGCTCCGCGTCCGAGGAGGCGTCCAGCCATGTCTGACTCCCTGCGCCCCGCGCCCGCACCCGTGCCCGGCGCGCCGGCCGACGTGATCCACGACATCGGCTACCGGCACTACGACGGACCGCGCCTGGGCCGCGGCTACGCCGTGCGCTCGCTCTACGTGCTGACCCTGCGCGGCAGCTTCGGCCTCGGACGGTCCATCAAGTCCAAGGTCCTGCCGATGGGCATGCTGGCGCTGATGTGCCTGCCGGCCGCGATCATCGTCGCGATCGCGGTCTACCTCAAGGCCGGCAAGCTGCCGATCGAGTACCCGCACTACCTGAACGTGATGCAGTTCGTGATCGCGGTCTTCCTGGCCGCGCAGGCGCCGGTGGCGCTCTCCCGCGACCTGCGGTTCATGACCCTGCCGCTGTACTTCTCCCGCCCGCTCACCTCGGGCGACTACGTGCGGGCCAAGTTCGCGGCGATGGCCTCGGCGGTGTTCATCCTCACCGCGCTGCCCGTGCTGATCATGTGGATCGGCTCGCTGCTGGCCTCGATGGACTTCCGCTACAACATCGAGCACCTGGCCTTCGGGCTGTTCGCGGCGCTCCTCTACGCCCTGCTCTACACGGCGATCGGGGCGGTCATCGCCTCGCGGACGTCGAGCCGGGGCTTCGGGGTGGCGGCGATCATCGCGGTGCTGCTGATCTCCGAGGCGATCTCGTTCGTCGTCTTCCACGTGCTGCAGAACCACCAGCACCTCTCCGCCGCCTACTGGGCGAACCTGATCAACCCGGGCGAG
The Streptacidiphilus albus JL83 genome window above contains:
- a CDS encoding ABC transporter ATP-binding protein, with the protein product MSVIITDNLTKRFPRVTALDRLTVDVQPGVVGLVGANGAGKSTLIKILLGLAPATEGTAHVLGLDVATQGGAIRERVGYMPEHDTLPPDVSATEFVVHMARMSGLPAAAARERTADTLRHVGLYEERYRPIGTYSTGMKQRVKLAQAIVHDPQLVLLDEPTNGLDPVGRDEMLGLIRRIHRDFGISVLVTSHLLGELERTCEHIVVIDGGRLLRSSSTADFTAATALLAVEVTDRQSDLSFDTDVALRELLTAAGLTVTSDGTRVLTVELAGDETYDLIRDAVAELGVGLVRLEQRRHHISEVFHDEQDEPAAGGGTGSDTGTGSASEEASSHV
- a CDS encoding ABC transporter permease codes for the protein MSDSLRPAPAPVPGAPADVIHDIGYRHYDGPRLGRGYAVRSLYVLTLRGSFGLGRSIKSKVLPMGMLALMCLPAAIIVAIAVYLKAGKLPIEYPHYLNVMQFVIAVFLAAQAPVALSRDLRFMTLPLYFSRPLTSGDYVRAKFAAMASAVFILTALPVLIMWIGSLLASMDFRYNIEHLAFGLFAALLYALLYTAIGAVIASRTSSRGFGVAAIIAVLLISEAISFVVFHVLQNHQHLSAAYWANLINPGELVDATTTWMFGLRIEGQSYVPSDLGGYVFLAVIVLATAAAYGLLVRRYRKI